Proteins found in one Rhodobacter capsulatus SB 1003 genomic segment:
- a CDS encoding ROK family transcriptional regulator, whose translation MVRDEADSAKIGTDHSAMRARNERLVLSLIRRHGALAKSEIARLTGLSAQTVSVIMRGLEAAGLLTRQAPVRGKVGQPTVPMSLAPEGALFLGLKVGRRRTEMVLIDFLGQVRGARVMRHDYPTPDGVLDFARRSVGALTDPLPEDLYKRIQGLGIGLPFQLWDWAGTLGLAFNAMDDWRHRDIRAELALEMPWPVLLENDASAACNAELIFGKGRLPKDFVYAFLGFFVGGGLVLGGSMFAGHSGNAGALASTPVPDGKGGARQLVEVASLSALERALAARGQSGAFLWESAPDWELDEEIVAPWLAEAAKGLAHVAASAGALCDLQAMVIDGWLPDRLRTRLIAAIETELDRIDLSGMTRPRILAGTAGPQARALGAASLPLSAKFLVEFAALPDVPDRD comes from the coding sequence ATGGTCAGGGACGAGGCGGACAGCGCGAAGATCGGCACCGACCATTCGGCGATGCGGGCCCGCAACGAGCGGCTGGTGCTGTCGCTGATCCGCCGTCACGGGGCCTTGGCGAAATCCGAAATCGCGCGGCTGACCGGGCTTTCGGCGCAGACCGTTTCGGTGATCATGCGCGGGCTGGAGGCCGCCGGGCTTCTGACCCGTCAGGCGCCGGTGCGCGGCAAGGTCGGCCAGCCCACGGTGCCGATGTCGCTGGCGCCCGAGGGGGCGCTGTTTCTGGGTCTCAAGGTCGGGCGGCGCCGGACCGAGATGGTGCTGATCGATTTCCTCGGCCAGGTCCGCGGCGCGCGGGTGATGCGGCATGACTACCCGACCCCCGATGGCGTTCTGGACTTTGCCCGCCGCTCGGTCGGTGCGCTGACCGACCCCCTGCCCGAGGATTTGTACAAGCGCATTCAAGGGCTTGGCATCGGCCTGCCGTTCCAGCTCTGGGACTGGGCGGGCACGCTTGGCCTTGCCTTCAACGCGATGGACGATTGGCGCCACCGCGATATCCGCGCCGAGCTGGCGCTGGAAATGCCCTGGCCGGTGCTGTTGGAAAACGACGCCTCGGCCGCCTGCAATGCCGAACTGATTTTCGGCAAGGGCCGCCTGCCCAAGGATTTCGTCTATGCCTTCCTTGGCTTCTTCGTCGGGGGCGGGCTGGTGCTGGGCGGCTCGATGTTTGCGGGCCACAGCGGCAATGCCGGGGCGCTGGCCTCGACCCCGGTGCCCGACGGCAAGGGCGGCGCGCGGCAGCTGGTCGAGGTGGCCTCGCTTTCCGCACTGGAACGGGCGCTGGCGGCGCGGGGGCAAAGCGGGGCGTTCCTGTGGGAATCCGCCCCGGATTGGGAATTGGACGAGGAGATCGTCGCCCCCTGGCTGGCCGAGGCGGCCAAAGGGCTGGCCCATGTCGCGGCTTCGGCCGGGGCCCTGTGCGATCTGCAGGCGATGGTGATCGACGGCTGGCTGCCGGACCGGCTGCGCACCCGGCTGATCGCGGCGATCGAGACGGAGCTGGACCGCATCGACCTGTCGGGCATGACGCGGCCGCGGATCCTGGCGGGCACGGCGGGGCCGCAGGCCCGCGCGCTGGGGGCAGCAAGCCTGCCTTTGTCGGCAAAATTCCTGGTCGAATTCGCCGCGCTGCCCGACGTGCCGGATCGCGACTAG
- a CDS encoding glycosyltransferase family 2 protein gives MGVSCIIPAYNEAPRIAAVLQTVVGHPLIDEVIVVDDGSSDGTAAVAAQVPGIRLIRQSPNRGKSWAVSVGIEAAHHELILLLDSDLLGLAPEAIAALIAPVQAGRADVAISLRGNAPWPWRLIGLDYISGERVLRRALIGEPQALRALPRFGLEMHLNRRLIAARARLAIVRWPEVASPWKGAKRGRLAGVLADFRMLADMFRTVPLHRAVGQIVAMRGLAA, from the coding sequence ATGGGCGTTTCCTGCATCATTCCCGCTTATAACGAGGCCCCGCGCATCGCCGCCGTGCTGCAAACCGTCGTCGGCCACCCGCTGATCGACGAGGTGATCGTCGTCGATGACGGATCGAGCGACGGCACCGCCGCGGTGGCGGCGCAGGTGCCCGGCATCCGGCTGATCCGGCAAAGCCCGAACCGGGGCAAAAGCTGGGCGGTCTCGGTCGGCATCGAGGCGGCGCATCACGAGCTGATCCTGCTTCTGGACAGCGATCTTCTGGGACTGGCGCCCGAGGCGATTGCCGCGCTGATCGCGCCGGTGCAGGCGGGGCGGGCCGATGTGGCGATCTCGCTGCGCGGCAATGCGCCCTGGCCGTGGCGGCTGATCGGGCTCGACTACATCTCGGGCGAGCGGGTGTTGCGCCGGGCGCTGATCGGCGAGCCGCAGGCGCTGCGGGCGCTGCCGCGCTTCGGGCTGGAAATGCACCTGAACCGCCGTCTGATCGCGGCGCGGGCGCGGCTGGCCATCGTGCGCTGGCCCGAGGTCGCCAGCCCGTGGAAAGGGGCGAAACGCGGCCGTCTGGCGGGGGTTCTGGCCGATTTCCGCATGCTGGCCGACATGTTCCGCACCGTGCCGCTGCACCGCGCTGTCGGGCAGATCGTCGCGATGCGGGGCCTTGCGGCCTAG
- a CDS encoding ceramide glucosyltransferase, whose translation MIAETLAGFAGLAAALHVSSAALTAWRYRGPAPVALPAKPPLVTLLRPVCGLDTHDAETLRSSFELSYPNLEIIFCAAVEEDPAVPLLRALIADYPQARAQLLIGEDRITGNPKLNNLQKGWIASRGEIVAMADSNLLLPRDYIEQILATFRPDTGLVTSPPVGIRAEGIWAALECAFLDGFQDRWQLASDSLGNGFAQGKTLAWRRDVLEAAGGLVALGRDLAEDVASTKAVRAQGLKVRLTRQAFTQPIGRRSFGPVWKRQLRWARVRRDGFPALFAAEILLGPFVPLFALIPALGWGTAALALPFLALWYGVEVAMNRVAGWPARRIDIVAMVLRDLLLAPLWVATWRSRGFEWRGNALAPGQEAKA comes from the coding sequence ATGATCGCCGAAACGCTTGCCGGGTTTGCCGGTCTGGCCGCTGCCCTGCATGTCTCTTCGGCCGCGCTGACGGCCTGGCGCTATCGCGGCCCCGCGCCGGTGGCTCTGCCCGCCAAGCCGCCGCTGGTGACGCTTTTGCGCCCGGTCTGCGGGCTGGACACCCATGATGCGGAAACGCTGCGTTCGTCCTTTGAACTGAGCTATCCGAACCTCGAAATCATCTTCTGCGCCGCGGTCGAGGAGGATCCGGCGGTGCCGCTTTTGCGCGCGCTGATCGCGGACTATCCGCAGGCGCGGGCGCAGCTGCTCATTGGCGAGGATCGGATCACCGGCAATCCGAAGCTGAACAACCTGCAAAAGGGCTGGATCGCGTCGCGGGGCGAGATCGTCGCGATGGCGGATTCGAACCTGCTGTTGCCGCGCGACTATATCGAGCAGATCCTGGCCACCTTCCGCCCCGATACCGGGCTGGTCACCTCGCCCCCCGTCGGCATCCGCGCCGAGGGGATCTGGGCGGCGCTGGAATGCGCGTTTCTGGACGGGTTTCAGGACCGCTGGCAGCTGGCCTCGGACAGTCTGGGCAATGGCTTCGCGCAGGGCAAGACGCTGGCCTGGCGGCGCGACGTTCTTGAAGCCGCGGGCGGTCTGGTGGCTTTGGGCCGTGATCTGGCCGAGGATGTCGCCTCGACCAAGGCGGTGCGGGCACAGGGGCTGAAGGTGCGGCTGACGCGGCAGGCCTTTACCCAGCCGATCGGCAGGCGCAGCTTCGGCCCGGTCTGGAAGCGGCAGCTGCGCTGGGCGCGGGTGCGCCGCGACGGCTTTCCGGCGCTTTTTGCCGCGGAAATCCTGCTCGGGCCTTTCGTGCCGCTTTTCGCGCTGATCCCGGCGCTGGGCTGGGGCACGGCGGCGCTGGCGCTGCCTTTCCTTGCGCTCTGGTATGGGGTCGAGGTGGCGATGAACCGCGTCGCGGGCTGGCCCGCGCGGCGGATCGACATTGTCGCGATGGTGCTGCGCGATCTTCTGCTCGCCCCGCTCTGGGTCGCCACCTGGCGGTCACGCGGGTTCGAATGGCGCGGCAATGCGCTGGCGCCGGGGCAGGAGGCGAAGGCGTAA
- a CDS encoding UDP-2,3-diacylglucosamine diphosphatase, whose amino-acid sequence MFDASATRLRRRYRSLFLSDLHLGARGCRAAEILDFLSSVEAETIYLVGDILDVWHPGRVHWGGLQDAIWTELGARAGTGTRVVYLPGNHDAPLREIATGRFDRFELADSLTHVAADGTRYLVLHGDQVDARIFRFHVMTRIGSRLDAALRAVDHALRGLRPRAKRGIFEWAICGVNALMMVGNGFEKRLAAMAVATGHEGVICGHFHKAALRQSGPITYANCGDWVDSRTALVETFEGALQLVEWRPEAETAPARQGLMEEVDA is encoded by the coding sequence ATGTTCGACGCTTCCGCTACCCGTCTGCGCCGTCGTTACCGCAGCCTCTTCCTGTCCGATCTGCATCTGGGGGCGCGGGGCTGCCGTGCCGCCGAGATCCTCGATTTCCTGAGCAGCGTCGAGGCCGAGACGATCTATCTTGTCGGCGATATCCTCGATGTCTGGCACCCCGGCCGGGTGCATTGGGGCGGGCTGCAGGATGCGATCTGGACCGAGCTTGGCGCCCGCGCGGGCACCGGCACCCGCGTCGTCTATCTGCCCGGCAACCACGATGCGCCGCTGCGCGAGATCGCCACCGGCCGCTTTGACCGCTTCGAGCTGGCCGACAGCCTGACCCATGTCGCCGCCGACGGCACCCGCTATCTGGTGCTGCACGGCGATCAAGTCGATGCGCGGATCTTTCGCTTTCATGTGATGACCCGGATCGGCTCGCGGCTGGATGCGGCGCTGCGGGCGGTCGATCACGCCTTGCGCGGGCTGCGGCCGCGGGCGAAACGCGGGATTTTCGAATGGGCGATCTGCGGCGTCAATGCGCTGATGATGGTCGGCAACGGCTTCGAGAAGCGTCTGGCCGCGATGGCGGTCGCGACCGGGCACGAAGGGGTGATTTGCGGTCACTTCCACAAGGCGGCACTGCGGCAGAGCGGCCCGATCACCTATGCCAATTGCGGCGATTGGGTCGACAGCCGGACCGCGCTGGTTGAAACCTTCGAGGGCGCGCTCCAACTTGTGGAATGGCGCCCCGAGGCAGAGACCGCCCCGGCCCGCCAGGGTCTGATGGAAGAGGTGGACGCATGA
- a CDS encoding biotin transporter BioY translates to MERNVTLIGLFAALIVALGFVPAIPLGFGVPITLQSLGVMLAGAVLGSWRGALAVLLVQALVAIGLPVLAGGRGGLGIFVGPTAGFLIGWLPAAFVTGLIVERLRRVPVALAAGIGATLGGIIIMYALGILGFWLVKNAGLKPEDAPISLWAATAIMAPFIPGDLVKVVVTGLVARTIAQYRPSALLARG, encoded by the coding sequence TTGGAACGTAACGTAACCCTGATCGGGCTTTTCGCGGCGCTGATCGTCGCGCTGGGCTTCGTGCCCGCGATTCCGCTGGGCTTTGGCGTGCCGATCACGCTGCAGTCGCTGGGCGTGATGCTGGCGGGAGCCGTTCTGGGCAGCTGGCGCGGCGCGCTGGCCGTGCTTCTGGTGCAGGCGCTGGTGGCGATCGGCCTGCCGGTGCTGGCGGGCGGCCGCGGCGGCCTTGGCATCTTCGTCGGCCCGACCGCGGGCTTCCTGATCGGCTGGCTTCCGGCCGCCTTCGTCACCGGCCTGATCGTCGAGCGCCTGCGCCGCGTTCCGGTCGCCCTTGCCGCCGGGATCGGCGCGACGCTGGGCGGGATCATCATCATGTATGCGCTGGGCATCCTTGGCTTCTGGCTGGTGAAGAACGCCGGGCTGAAACCCGAAGACGCGCCGATCAGCCTTTGGGCCGCGACCGCGATCATGGCGCCCTTCATCCCGGGCGATCTGGTCAAGGTGGTGGTGACGGGGCTGGTCGCGCGCACCATCGCGCAATACCGCCCCTCGGCGCTGCTCGCCCGCGGCTGA
- a CDS encoding energy-coupling factor transporter transmembrane component T family protein, whose product MLSLALPCRSWAHRLPAALKFGLLAVAMIALMRIGSLAGQGAAVLVVAALTASLGRKAIRQSLVTLRPLVWIVAVILIWDSLQGAVAQGVLFGLRVLAMVGLANAVTLTTPLPEIVALIERLAQPLARFGISPRIPAISVALVIRFVPVLRARHDTLAEAWRARSARKPRGKLLAPLTFSLLDDADHMADALRARGGLALPRKGRDTVGT is encoded by the coding sequence ATGCTGAGCCTCGCGCTGCCCTGTCGCAGCTGGGCGCATCGGCTGCCCGCGGCGCTGAAATTCGGCCTGCTCGCCGTGGCGATGATCGCTCTGATGCGGATCGGCAGTCTGGCGGGGCAGGGGGCGGCGGTGCTGGTCGTGGCGGCGCTGACCGCCAGCCTGGGCCGCAAGGCGATCCGGCAAAGCCTTGTGACGTTGCGTCCGCTGGTCTGGATCGTCGCGGTGATCCTGATCTGGGACAGCCTGCAGGGCGCGGTGGCGCAGGGGGTGCTGTTCGGTCTGCGGGTGCTGGCGATGGTCGGTCTGGCCAATGCCGTGACCCTGACGACGCCCCTGCCGGAGATCGTGGCGCTGATCGAACGGCTGGCACAACCGCTTGCCCGGTTTGGGATTTCCCCCCGCATCCCGGCGATTTCGGTGGCTTTGGTGATCCGCTTCGTGCCGGTTCTGCGCGCCCGTCACGACACCTTGGCCGAGGCCTGGCGGGCCCGGTCCGCCCGCAAGCCGCGGGGGAAACTCCTTGCGCCATTGACGTTTTCGCTGCTTGACGATGCGGATCATATGGCCGATGCCTTGCGCGCACGCGGTGGATTGGCCCTGCCGCGCAAAGGGAGAGACACCGTTGGAACGTAA
- a CDS encoding energy-coupling factor ABC transporter ATP-binding protein, giving the protein MQAIDIGHVTLERDGTGVFSDLTLRLTERRIGIVGRNGAGKSSLIRLITGLVTPQKGRVVVNGVDVAADRAGALGTVGLLFQNPDHQIIFPVVRDEIAFGLEQKGLKRAAALARAEAVLAAQGRADWGDRLCHTLSQGQRQLLCLMSILAMEPDWILFDEPFNALDLPTALSIEARIAGLAQNVVLVTHDPSRLTGFDRILWLEGGRIEADGPPAEVLPRYIAAMQALARAGAC; this is encoded by the coding sequence ATGCAGGCAATCGATATCGGACATGTGACGCTGGAGCGCGACGGGACCGGGGTGTTTTCCGACCTGACCCTGCGCCTGACCGAGCGGCGCATCGGCATCGTCGGGCGCAATGGCGCGGGCAAATCCTCGCTGATCCGGCTGATCACCGGGCTGGTGACGCCGCAAAAGGGTCGGGTGGTGGTGAACGGCGTCGATGTCGCCGCCGACCGCGCCGGGGCCCTGGGCACGGTGGGGCTGTTGTTCCAGAACCCCGATCATCAGATCATCTTTCCGGTGGTGCGCGACGAGATCGCCTTCGGGCTGGAGCAGAAGGGGCTGAAACGCGCCGCGGCGCTGGCCCGGGCCGAGGCCGTTCTGGCGGCGCAGGGGCGCGCGGACTGGGGCGACCGGCTGTGTCACACGCTCTCGCAGGGGCAGCGCCAGCTTTTGTGCCTGATGTCGATCCTGGCGATGGAGCCGGACTGGATCCTGTTCGACGAGCCCTTCAACGCGCTGGACCTGCCCACGGCGCTGTCGATCGAGGCGCGGATCGCGGGGCTGGCGCAGAATGTCGTTCTGGTGACGCATGATCCGTCGCGGCTGACCGGGTTCGACCGCATCCTGTGGCTGGAGGGAGGCCGGATCGAGGCCGACGGCCCGCCCGCCGAGGTGCTGCCGCGCTACATCGCGGCGATGCAGGCTTTGGCGCGGGCGGGCGCATGCTGA
- a CDS encoding ABC transporter ATP-binding protein/permease has translation MSPILTHRLARPKTEGSMTETCLSPADAKAELARLTAPVSKQLRSAGMLASLSEVLWAAQAALVALALGGLVAPPASLSVPQAALGFVFVMLLRAGLDAAAQARANRAATTLVAAERARLLTEAARLDARATGLAPAQLASLAGEKLALLGPYVSRFTPAMTRSRIVPIVFLALVAPLSWVVAVIFLIAGPLIPVFMALIGMAAQQASERQMAHLGTLNGTLADRIAASADLRLLGAEDRAGRELSIVFHILRARTMKVLTVAFLSSTVLELFSALGVALVAVYVGFNLLGEITWGSWGTPLHPAGGIFLLMLAPNMFQPMRDLAAAWHDRASAFAVAGELKAAKAMLSEEGQIMGTGAAARALPPAVLSWAGLALRPGPGAAPIALPDGQVAPGEAVAISGPSGAGKSTLIAALAGLIRPDAGEIRWGETVLAEDSADAIRAGMGWLPQAPQFIAAPLSEAITLGRPGDLSAALKAAHAEEIIAALPEGLATPLGDIGGGVSGGEARRLMLARAHHAQAHLILADEPTADLDSETAQAVLAGLMALRAGGAALLIASHDPAVIAAMDRVITLGHDAEDRT, from the coding sequence ATGTCGCCGATCCTGACCCATCGCCTCGCAAGGCCCAAGACCGAAGGCTCGATGACCGAAACCTGTCTTTCCCCCGCTGACGCCAAGGCCGAACTGGCCCGCCTGACCGCCCCGGTATCGAAGCAGCTGCGTTCGGCCGGGATGCTGGCCTCGCTTTCCGAAGTGCTCTGGGCGGCGCAGGCGGCGCTGGTCGCGCTGGCCTTGGGCGGGCTTGTCGCCCCGCCCGCCAGCCTGAGCGTGCCGCAGGCGGCGCTGGGCTTCGTCTTCGTGATGCTGCTGCGCGCCGGGCTGGATGCGGCGGCGCAGGCCCGCGCCAACCGCGCCGCGACGACGCTGGTGGCGGCCGAACGCGCCCGGCTGCTGACCGAGGCGGCACGGCTGGATGCCCGGGCGACCGGCCTTGCCCCGGCGCAGCTGGCCAGCCTTGCGGGCGAGAAACTGGCGCTGCTTGGCCCCTATGTCTCGCGCTTCACCCCGGCGATGACGCGCTCGCGCATCGTGCCGATCGTGTTTCTGGCGCTGGTGGCGCCGCTCTCCTGGGTCGTGGCGGTGATCTTCCTGATCGCCGGGCCGCTGATCCCGGTCTTCATGGCGCTGATCGGCATGGCGGCGCAGCAGGCCTCCGAGCGGCAGATGGCGCATCTGGGCACGCTGAACGGCACCTTGGCCGATCGCATCGCCGCCAGCGCCGATCTGCGGCTGCTGGGCGCCGAGGACCGGGCGGGGCGCGAATTGTCGATCGTGTTCCATATCCTGCGGGCGCGGACGATGAAGGTTCTGACGGTGGCCTTCCTGTCCTCGACCGTGCTCGAGCTTTTTTCCGCGCTCGGTGTCGCGCTGGTCGCGGTTTACGTCGGCTTCAACCTGCTGGGCGAAATCACCTGGGGCTCCTGGGGCACGCCGCTGCATCCGGCGGGGGGGATCTTCCTTCTGATGCTGGCGCCGAACATGTTCCAGCCGATGCGCGATCTGGCCGCGGCCTGGCATGACCGGGCCTCGGCCTTTGCCGTCGCGGGCGAGCTCAAGGCCGCCAAGGCGATGCTGTCCGAAGAAGGCCAGATCATGGGCACGGGCGCCGCGGCCAGGGCGCTGCCGCCTGCGGTTCTGTCCTGGGCCGGGCTCGCGCTGCGGCCGGGCCCCGGGGCGGCGCCGATCGCCCTGCCCGACGGGCAGGTGGCGCCCGGAGAGGCCGTGGCGATTTCCGGCCCCTCGGGGGCGGGGAAATCGACGCTGATCGCGGCGCTGGCCGGGCTGATCCGGCCCGATGCGGGCGAAATCCGCTGGGGCGAGACCGTGCTGGCCGAGGACAGCGCCGATGCGATCCGGGCGGGGATGGGCTGGCTGCCGCAAGCGCCGCAATTCATCGCCGCGCCGCTCTCCGAGGCGATCACCTTGGGCCGTCCGGGCGATCTTTCGGCGGCGCTCAAGGCCGCCCATGCCGAGGAAATCATCGCCGCCCTGCCCGAGGGTCTGGCGACGCCCTTGGGCGATATCGGCGGCGGGGTTTCGGGCGGCGAGGCGCGGCGGCTGATGCTGGCCCGCGCCCATCACGCCCAGGCGCATCTGATCCTGGCCGACGAGCCCACGGCCGATCTGGATTCCGAAACCGCGCAGGCGGTTCTGGCCGGGCTGATGGCGCTGCGCGCGGGCGGTGCGGCGCTTTTGATTGCCAGCCATGACCCCGCGGTGATCGCCGCGATGGATCGGGTCATCACCCTGGGTCACGATGCGGAGGACCGGACATGA
- the cydC gene encoding thiol reductant ABC exporter subunit CydC: MIALFRLARRLSEAERQAFLRGLALMVTVLVMGVALLGLSGWFVTAAAAAGIAGVIGFDFFRPSAGVRFLALGRAMARYGERLLTHDATLRALAGMRSAVYAGITRLPHEVQSRLRGAEALNRITSDIDALDGLMLRLVLPLSAAVAGLAAGTLAIWFLVTPAAALAVALIYALGGTLVLAVTARIALRPAAAAEAGLQGLRAAGLDLMRNRADLAVAGALDRLTGVALDAVTAEETARNRLDDIERQSSSALALTVGTAAAAALYLGGSAAEAGLISPARAAIGFFVALALAESLGALRRGLAEWGRMQGAAVRVLALTDTPPRPDPQVVPLPLPEKPLLHMTELRHRRQGAQRDSFGPVSFELIRGETLLITGPSGVGKSTLLATLAGLTAPVSGQILLSGVPLADWSEELLRSWLTLVPQRSALMAGTVAENLSLALPEGQPVDEAQLWQVLEAVDLAGPLQAREGLATQLGPHGSGLSGGQAKRLALARALLRRPKVLLLDEPTEGLDAPTAKATLQGIRKLLPETGIVFVSHRSPDADLADRVLHLAE; encoded by the coding sequence ATGATCGCGCTTTTCCGTCTGGCACGTCGTCTGTCCGAAGCCGAACGTCAGGCCTTTCTGCGCGGCCTTGCGCTGATGGTGACGGTTCTGGTCATGGGGGTCGCGCTGCTCGGCCTCTCGGGCTGGTTCGTCACCGCCGCCGCCGCCGCGGGCATCGCCGGGGTGATCGGCTTCGATTTCTTCCGCCCCTCGGCCGGGGTGCGGTTTCTGGCGCTGGGGCGGGCGATGGCGCGCTATGGCGAACGCCTTCTGACCCATGACGCCACTTTGCGCGCACTGGCGGGCATGCGCAGCGCGGTTTACGCCGGGATCACCCGGCTGCCGCATGAGGTGCAATCGCGGCTGCGCGGCGCCGAGGCGCTCAACCGCATCACCTCGGATATCGACGCGCTCGACGGGTTGATGCTGCGCCTGGTGCTGCCGCTTTCCGCCGCCGTGGCGGGGCTGGCGGCGGGCACGCTGGCGATCTGGTTTCTGGTCACCCCCGCCGCGGCGCTGGCCGTGGCGCTGATCTATGCGCTGGGGGGAACGCTGGTTCTGGCGGTCACCGCCCGCATCGCCCTGCGCCCGGCCGCCGCCGCCGAGGCCGGGCTGCAGGGGCTGCGCGCCGCGGGGCTTGATCTGATGCGCAACCGCGCCGATCTGGCGGTGGCCGGGGCGCTCGACCGGCTGACCGGGGTGGCGCTGGACGCGGTCACCGCCGAGGAAACCGCGCGCAACCGGCTCGATGACATCGAGCGGCAATCCTCCTCGGCGCTGGCGCTGACGGTGGGCACGGCCGCGGCCGCCGCGCTTTATCTGGGCGGCAGTGCCGCCGAGGCCGGGCTGATTTCGCCCGCCCGCGCCGCGATCGGGTTTTTCGTCGCGCTGGCGCTGGCCGAAAGTCTGGGCGCGCTGCGCCGGGGTCTGGCGGAATGGGGCCGGATGCAGGGCGCCGCGGTGCGGGTTCTGGCGCTGACCGACACGCCGCCGCGCCCCGATCCGCAGGTGGTGCCGCTGCCCCTGCCGGAAAAACCGCTGCTGCATATGACCGAGCTGCGCCACCGCCGCCAGGGCGCGCAGCGCGACAGTTTCGGGCCGGTCAGCTTTGAGCTGATCCGCGGCGAGACGCTGCTGATCACCGGCCCTTCGGGCGTCGGCAAATCGACGCTTCTGGCCACGCTGGCCGGGCTGACGGCGCCGGTTTCGGGGCAGATCCTGCTTTCGGGCGTGCCGCTTGCGGATTGGTCGGAGGAGCTGTTGCGCTCCTGGCTCACCCTGGTGCCGCAACGCTCGGCGCTGATGGCGGGCACCGTGGCCGAAAACCTGTCGCTGGCCCTGCCCGAGGGCCAGCCGGTCGATGAAGCGCAGCTGTGGCAGGTGCTGGAGGCCGTCGATCTGGCCGGGCCACTGCAAGCGCGCGAGGGGTTGGCCACCCAGCTTGGCCCGCATGGATCGGGGCTTTCGGGCGGTCAGGCGAAGCGGCTTGCGCTGGCGCGGGCGCTGTTGCGCCGCCCCAAGGTGCTGCTTCTGGACGAGCCGACCGAGGGGCTGGATGCGCCGACCGCCAAGGCGACGCTGCAGGGCATCCGCAAGCTTCTGCCCGAGACCGGGATCGTTTTCGTCAGCCACCGCAGCCCCGATGCCGATCTGGCCGACCGGGTGCTGCATCTGGCGGAATGA
- a CDS encoding cytochrome P450, with the protein MTDETAAVPQGAILPPKPQARAGKVSLLEYLRLFQRDILSAQPAHLYRAWMAEMKTPFFRSFLCNEPELVHRVLRGSPHDFPKSERIRFGLKPLLRDSVFITNGALWEHQRRIIDPAFEGGRLREVFPAMWDSGVAAVERLRAKADGQPLEIEAETSHVAMDVIFRTMFSMPIEHEIAQAAFEGFRAHQAAHPVANLAAILPLPKWVPAFHSKQTRDTARAIRALIGQLATMRAGEIENGTAPDDLATKIMTTPDPETGRVFETGEMVDQVAIFFLAGHETSAAALAWSLYLLATHPDWQDKLAAEATEVLGDDVPVFSIINRLKLSRAVFREAMRLYPPVPMFVREAACPMTFRGRSVKKGAQIIVSPWHLHRHERIWDNPDAFDPGRWETENGKAGLRDAYVPFSEGPRVCPGAAFAMAEGPLILSMFLRAFRFEPVPGAVPMPVAHLTVRSDAGIRLKLTPRA; encoded by the coding sequence ATGACCGATGAAACCGCAGCCGTGCCGCAAGGGGCGATTCTGCCGCCGAAACCGCAGGCCCGTGCGGGCAAGGTCTCGCTTCTGGAATATCTGCGGCTCTTCCAGCGCGACATCCTCTCGGCGCAGCCCGCGCATCTTTACCGCGCCTGGATGGCCGAGATGAAGACGCCCTTCTTCCGGTCGTTCCTGTGCAACGAGCCCGAGCTGGTGCATCGCGTCCTGCGCGGCTCGCCGCATGATTTCCCGAAATCCGAGCGCATCCGCTTTGGCCTCAAGCCGCTTTTGCGCGACTCTGTCTTCATCACCAACGGCGCGCTTTGGGAACATCAGCGCCGGATCATCGACCCGGCCTTCGAGGGCGGCCGGCTGCGCGAAGTCTTTCCGGCGATGTGGGACAGCGGCGTCGCGGCGGTCGAGAGGCTGCGGGCGAAAGCCGACGGGCAACCGCTGGAAATCGAGGCGGAAACCAGCCATGTGGCGATGGATGTGATCTTTCGCACGATGTTCTCGATGCCGATCGAGCACGAGATCGCCCAAGCCGCCTTCGAGGGGTTTCGCGCCCATCAGGCGGCGCATCCGGTGGCCAATCTGGCGGCGATCCTGCCCCTGCCGAAATGGGTCCCCGCGTTCCATTCGAAACAGACGCGCGACACCGCCCGGGCGATCCGGGCGCTGATCGGGCAGCTGGCGACGATGCGGGCGGGCGAGATCGAGAACGGCACCGCGCCCGATGATCTGGCGACCAAGATCATGACGACGCCCGATCCCGAAACCGGACGTGTCTTCGAGACCGGCGAGATGGTCGATCAGGTGGCGATCTTTTTCCTCGCCGGTCACGAGACCTCGGCCGCGGCGCTGGCCTGGTCGCTTTACCTGCTCGCCACCCATCCCGACTGGCAGGATAAACTGGCCGCCGAGGCAACCGAGGTGCTGGGCGATGACGTGCCGGTGTTTTCCATCATAAACCGGCTGAAACTGTCGCGCGCGGTGTTCCGGGAAGCGATGCGGCTTTACCCGCCGGTGCCGATGTTCGTGCGCGAGGCCGCCTGCCCGATGACCTTCCGCGGGCGAAGCGTGAAGAAGGGGGCGCAGATCATCGTCTCCCCCTGGCACCTGCACCGGCATGAACGGATCTGGGACAATCCCGACGCCTTCGACCCCGGCCGCTGGGAGACGGAGAACGGCAAGGCCGGGCTGCGCGACGCCTATGTGCCGTTTTCCGAAGGGCCGCGGGTCTGCCCCGGCGCGGCTTTCGCCATGGCCGAAGGGCCGCTGATCCTGTCGATGTTCCTGCGCGCCTTCCGCTTTGAGCCGGTCCCGGGCGCGGTGCCGATGCCGGTCGCGCATCTGACGGTGCGCTCCGATGCCGGGATCAGGCTGAAACTGACCCCCCGCGCCTGA